CCTGACGCTCCCGGGCGACCCCTTCCTCTATTACGGCGAGGAGATCGGGATGCAGAACGGCCCGGGAAACGCGGACGAAGAGAAGCGTGCTCCCATGCCGTGGGACGGGTCGGCGGGCGCCGGCTTCACGACCGGCACGCCCTGGCATGCCTTTTCGCCGGGACGGGAGACGGCCAACGTCGCGGCGGAGGCCGATCCCGCCTCCCTCCTCGCCCGGTACCGTTCGCTGATCCGCCTTCGCCGGGATCACCCCGCGCTCCGCTCGGGAGGGATCGAGCTCCTGGCCGACACCGGTCCGGTGCTCGCGTTCCTTCGCCGCACCCGGACGGAAAAGCTCCTCGTCCTCCACAACCTCGGCGGCCTGACGGTGACCGCGGGGACCTATGCGGCCGGGGGCGTGACGCTCGAGCCGGTCTTCGCCGACCCCCTCATCGGCGCCCCGGAGATCGGGGCGCGCGGAATTTCGGTCGTGCTTCCGCCGCACGCCTCCGGTATCTGGCGCGTCCGTTGATCCGCGGCTACCTC
This genomic window from Thermoanaerobaculia bacterium contains:
- a CDS encoding DUF3459 domain-containing protein, whose protein sequence is LTLPGDPFLYYGEEIGMQNGPGNADEEKRAPMPWDGSAGAGFTTGTPWHAFSPGRETANVAAEADPASLLARYRSLIRLRRDHPALRSGGIELLADTGPVLAFLRRTRTEKLLVLHNLGGLTVTAGTYAAGGVTLEPVFADPLIGAPEIGARGISVVLPPHASGIWRVR